Below is a window of Fulvitalea axinellae DNA.
ACTCGCCTAGCGATTGTCCCTGAGCTTTGATCCAGCCTTTGGGCGGATCACCGTCGTGGGTTTTGCCTTGGGCGTCTTGCCACATAGCCTGAAACGGCTTGCTCTCCGAGCGTTTGTGTCGGGCGTTTTTTCTTTTGTTTAGGAACACTTCGGGCAGTATTTCTCTGTGTTTTCGGTATTTCTTGGGCAAGTTTCGCTTTATACGAAACCTCAAGGTTTTTTTATATGTTTCGGATTCAGGCCCTTTGTCCGTTTCGGGAATGTGGGGAAGATGATAAACTAAAGCAGGCATGCGACGATTCGTACCGGTTTTGATATGGATGTGGACGGTGGGTATATGCCTGTCGCTTTTGCTTTCCTGCGCCAATCGGGAGAAAAAGAAGGCTACTAATGGACCGAAAACAATGGAGAAATACAGAAAGCCGGGAGTTATCGAGTCATTGGAATTTCATATGACGCCAGGCGAAGAGGACGGATTTATACTGGCCGATAAGAAAACGTGGCTTCCTTTTTTGCAAACATACCCCGCAT
It encodes the following:
- a CDS encoding TIGR03792 family protein, whose translation is MRRFVPVLIWMWTVGICLSLLLSCANREKKKATNGPKTMEKYRKPGVIESLEFHMTPGEEDGFILADKKTWLPFLQTYPAFIRKEYWKDCKKQGVVRIVIYWESLSGWKSVTDVEQQKVYDNFHKLFPKENYELRSSTQYKYVGGYGETIK